The DNA window TACAATTTGGTTGAGTGGGTTTGTTGGGAATGTTTGAGTGGGTTTGTTAAATCTTACGATTCAGTTGGCTTTCTTATTCAATTGTCACCCTTACAAGGGTCACTACAAGGTTTGCATTTGCTTGCAAGGAAGGATAGGCTGACGAATATTGTTTTCTTGTCAAAGAGTTGTCATTATTGTAACCTATGTAAATGCCAGTGCTGGCCATTTTTTAGAAGTGCGCTGGTATCGAAGTGTGTTCTTGTCCCTATTTTTGACTTCAGAGTTTTGTATTTTTTGAAATTCAAGATCCATTTTTATGTAAAATCTCATCGTAATGGGACCAGAATGTTTTCTCCTTTTTTATGAAATGGGCAAGAATGTTCCCTCTTTTATATAATAGTGATTAGTAACCTCTCAGTCAGTATTTGTATTGCTCTTTAAATTTCTTTAGATTCAACGTCAAGGAGGAAAAAGCATGAACATAAGCCTGGCTATATGAGTGAAGAAGTTCATTAGGAACCATCACGATCTTGATAATCACTTGACACGTTTTGATCCGGAATTATAGATTATTAGAGTTTTAGAATTGTATATCTGTACGCTTGTTGTCTTTATAAGCTATTCATTGAAATTTCCAGACATTTATACTTTATTACCTTCTTATGTAATGGAGGAGAAGGTGACTAAtctagatcttcttcttgatcAGGTGAAAATGATGCTCAGGATAAGAAGAAGCTAACTAGCAAGTGGAGGCCAACGACTAAAGGCACACTGAAGAGAACCTACCGAGTTCGATCAACAGATGAAGGAAGGAGGATCCTGAAAGAGATTGCTTCTGTTCTGTCCCAAGATGATCATTTTGTGGATGCTTCGACTCACAAGGTAAATTCTTGACTCAGGACAGACCGCGTGCTCTCACCTGCCCTTTTCTACATCATTTTTGGAATACAGACTCACCTGTCAAAAGAGAGGTGTTAAACATGTTTCTTTTGTGCCTGTTTGGTTGCTCCTGAGTTGCTCTGAATGTTTAAATTATCAACCAGGGTTGTCAAATAAGGCGGGAAAGTGCTCATGGTGAGAGTGTGTGCTGCTACAACGTGAGAGCTTTGTTCGATGAGCTCCCCACTCCTCATCTGGTTCTGGAGATTACACCTTTTCCCGCTGGACATCTTACCGATAATGACTACCGCAAGGCGGAGAGGCTTGAGATGGTGTTGAGGCTGAGTGCTTCCATTTAAAAACTAGGGGCTGCTCCCCACTCCTCATCTGGTTCTGGAGATTACACCTTTTCTTGCTGGACATCTTACCGATAATGACTACCGCAAGGCGGAGAGGCTTGAGATGGTGTTGAGGCTGAGTGCTTCCATTTAAAAACTAGGGACTGATTTTCCATTTCCCTAATATTTTCTTTGCCCAAGTTGTAAATTGTTTACCAGTGGGCCTGTAAATTGATGCAGTTGGCTAAGAACTACTTGTATCCCCTGAGTTCTGCTCAGCTTTCCTATTAATTTGAGCTCAAGAACGCATTCTATACTTGGTCGTTTCAGAGTCCTTTGCTAAGTACTATAACAGTATACGCAAGGGACTGATTCTTGGGTTTTATCGTGTGTCTAATTATCTTTGTCGCAGTTCAGTCCTAATATTCTGCAGTCTGCACCATTGCTGCGTCCTCTCGTTGTTGGTACACACCAGGAGATTACCTTCATTATGAAAAATAAGGAAACTACCCCTGCCCTGGTTGTTATCAGTTTTCCTTATTTCCAGGGCAGGTAGTAGACATAAGATATGGCAAATTTCCTAGCAGACACAAAAGGCAATATCTGCTGAACAAGTTTCGAGGTCTACAACTACACCTCAACTCAATACGAATATACGATGCATGGATTTCAGTCTCTAACCACAGTTCTTTTAGCCACAGCAAACTTAAAAGGACTTGTATATATACGGGCGTTTGGTTATTCTGAGACTCTTAAGCTACATGTCCATTACATATTCATTGTTTCAAAAGCCAAGGATGAGTTGCCGCAGGCAGTGTGCCTGGCGATGCTTCTGTGCCCACTTCACTTCTCTTCACCTAACCAGCTTTGCTCCGCCTCCACCTGGTTCGCTGAAGTTCATGGCAGGCCGGAAGCCAACCGACGGAAAGCAGGTGCGGTCCTGGTTGGCCCTTGAAGCCCTTGCGGTGTCCGAAGAAGCAGGAGTTGAAGGTGTGGGGGTGGGGTCACCCTGGGAGCTTATGCTGTTGCCAATGACCTTTGAGGAGCTCGAACCACCTGATGCCtgatgctgctggttctgcTCCTGGAGCTGCTTTGTGTTGAGGAACCGCCCTCCTGATCCTCTAGCTCGCTTCATGGCGTGACGGTGTcgagactcatgaaggtatggcTGAGAAGAAAGGAATTTTTGTAATGTGTATTTGCAGGTAAACTATATAGCTGTAACAGAAGTGTTGCCTGTACAGTGTACAGATTAAAATGCAGGACTGATTCATGCAACTTTCATATCAGAAAGGAACATGCCAAAAAATGACGCAGAAACCTAAGAAACGCTTAGTGTTAGCTAGTAAGGAAACAATTAGTATGCATATATCTGACTCTTTACAAAGATGTATGGCGCCACAAATCCTAAACAACATTTTGCTCAAAAAAGTTAACCAAAAGGAAAACCTACTCCAATTATAGCCAGGTGGGCTTTTGTGACCTCTCTGAATATGACCAAGAAAAATCTATTGAATTGATAGTCAAATCTATGTATGCAGCAAATGTTGAAGAACAATCAGAAGTGAGCTCATGTCTGCCTTCTGACAAAATTACCAGGTATTACCTTCCGGCCTTTCACCAGCTTATTCTGGGCCTCCAATTTAGCACGTGTCTGTCTCCTCCTAAGGATTGCATGGTATTGCTTTGCATTAACATATATTGGCTCTTCTTCTGCAGGTTCAACAGGCAACATAACCGGAGCATTTGTTGTATGATTTTGCTGGGGATGGACCTAGATGCATAGTACAGAAATGACAATATTAATGCAAGATACCAAGAATGACAGCTAGCATGCCATAGTCAAAGTTGTGGCAGGATGCATGGTTTTACTTTTGTATTCCTTCAGGTGTTTTTATCAAAAATCAATGCAAAAGAAAGGCCACAATAATTGTTCCAAAAATGCCACAACAATTTTTTGTGCATTCCCGAGCTTTGTGTGAAAGCACCATTTCTATTGTTTTGAAATAATAAACGAATTCAGCAATAAGGAAACAGAAAGAATGTCTTTCGCAAGAAACCTTTGTGACTACTAACATGCAAGAACGAATGAGTTCTCTCTCTGAAACTAAAAATAATTGCAGGTGAATCATATAGAAATTATTATATGATCTTATAATCTCTAATTGTATAGTATCTATTTACAGAATGTGGTCAGAAACTGAAAAGTAAGAGTGAGCTTACAACGGCATGTGGAGGATATCCTGTCAAGACCCCACCATAATAAGCATCAGCAGGATAAGGAAGACAAGCCTGGAAGATGATTAGGAAGTTAACTCAAACTAGTGCATAAGATTTAACaaaagcagcaattatcgcaaTATATGAAACTTACAAAAGATGGATTGTAATCTAGTTTTGGGGGCAAAAAGGCAGATCCTTGCTTCCCCATGGACAATACTGAGTGCACTGTGTCCTGATTATGCTTCCCATGACCTTCATCATTGTCTGAAGACAAAAACAAATTGTCATGATGGTTTTAACGTATCAGCTAACCATATTAAATATGAGGCTTCGGTGTGGGAACATTGTCTGAGAGACAAGCCAGTAGCCATGGGCGGACGCAGCAGGGGGGCAGCCGGGGCGAGCGCACCCCCTACGCGCGGAAAGTCCACGGGTACCCCCCCGTCGCACCACCTCCCGCTGGAACATGTATTTGCCCTGGAGACTCGTACAGCTCCTGCTGCTTTGTTTGTTGGGTCATAAAAAT is part of the Panicum hallii strain FIL2 chromosome 2, PHallii_v3.1, whole genome shotgun sequence genome and encodes:
- the LOC112880269 gene encoding uncharacterized protein LOC112880269 isoform X1, producing MLAYLLHAPAAAVVAAAPSAFTLRSLPPARTPFLPSLPRPASPRRAAASAFSPAAAAAPIAASLLEGPVLVWAGRLCLYYALLHAGLAGSPRNPFLSHEIGDDGAGDSDLGFSKWAEKLRGGASGENDAQDKKKLTSKWRPTTKGTLKRTYRVRSTDEGRRILKEIASVLSQDDHFVDASTHKGCQIRRESAHGESVCCYNVRALFDELPTPHLVLEITPFPAGHLTDNDYRKAERLEMVLRLSASI
- the LOC112880269 gene encoding uncharacterized protein LOC112880269 isoform X2; protein product: MLAYLLHAPAAAVVAAAPSAFTLRSLPPARTPFLPSLPRPASPRRAAASAFSPAAAAAPIAASLLEGPVLVWAGRLCLYYALLHAGLAGSPRNPFLSHEIGDDGAGDSDLGFSKWAEKLRGGASGENDAQDKKKLTSKWRPTTKGTLKRTYRVRSTDEGRRILKEIASVLSQDDHFVDASTHKGCQIRRESAHGESVCCYNVRALFDELPTPHLVLEITPFPAGHLTDNDYRKAERLEMVLRLSASI
- the LOC112880268 gene encoding nuclear transcription factor Y subunit A-3-like isoform X2, whose protein sequence is MPKLLREVEDHPVHPMSKSNHGFFSGNGHEKKHLGHKIHDRDSSSESGQSHQEAPAVSESSLNENTSTQSDNDEGHGKHNQDTVHSVLSMGKQGSAFLPPKLDYNPSFACLPYPADAYYGGVLTGYPPHAVVHPQQNHTTNAPVMLPVEPAEEEPIYVNAKQYHAILRRRQTRAKLEAQNKLVKGRKVIPAIPS
- the LOC112880268 gene encoding nuclear transcription factor Y subunit A-4-like isoform X1; translated protein: MPKLLREVEDHPVHPMSKSNHGFFSGNGHEKKHLGHKIHDRDSSSESGQSHQEAPAVSESSLNENTSTQSDNDEGHGKHNQDTVHSVLSMGKQGSAFLPPKLDYNPSFACLPYPADAYYGGVLTGYPPHAVVHPQQNHTTNAPVMLPVEPAEEEPIYVNAKQYHAILRRRQTRAKLEAQNKLVKGRKPYLHESRHRHAMKRARGSGGRFLNTKQLQEQNQQHQASGGSSSSKVIGNSISSQGDPTPTPSTPASSDTARASRANQDRTCFPSVGFRPAMNFSEPGGGGAKLVR